The following coding sequences lie in one Phragmites australis chromosome 8, lpPhrAust1.1, whole genome shotgun sequence genomic window:
- the LOC133926875 gene encoding uncharacterized protein LOC133926875: MSSKVLLVAVLLVGVASQCSGSRSLQGDHLAEQKYGGGGYGGGGGYGGGGGGGYGGGGGGGYGGGGSGGGYTPGYSGTGTCDYWKSHPDAIISCIGSLGSILGSFGDMCSSFFGSKLQTLQDALCNTRTDCYGDLLREGAAAYLNSIAAKKYAYSTQQVKDCIAVALTSEVAAVAQAAMFKKANYACHY, translated from the exons atGAGCAGCAAGGTTCTCCTGGTCGCCGTCCTCTTGGTGGGCGTAGCCTCGCAGTGCTCAGGCAGCAGGAGCCTGCAGGGAGATCACCTGGCTGAACAGAAGT ACGGTGGAGGTGGGTACGGAGGTGGCGGTGGatacggcggtggcggcggcggcggctatggaggcggtggcggcggtggctatggaggcggtggcagcggcggcggctacACACCCGGCTACTCCGGCACCGGAACCTGCGA CTACTGGAAGAGCCACCCGGACGCGATCATCTCGTGCATCGGGTCACTGGGCAGCATCCTGGGCTCCTTCGGCGACATGTGCAGCTCCTTCTTCGGGAGCAAGCTGCAGACGCTGCAGGACGCGCTGTGCAACACCCGCACCGACTGCTACGGCGACCTGCTCCGCGAGGGCGCCGCCGCGTACCTCAACTCCATCGCCGCCAAGAAGTACGCCTACTCCACGCAGCAGGTCAAGGACTGCATCGCCGTCGCGCTAACCTCCGAGGTCGCCGCCGTCGCTCAGGCCGCCATGTTCAAGAAGGCCAACTACGCCTGCCACTACTAA
- the LOC133926874 gene encoding heat stress transcription factor C-2b-like, with translation MATSAGGAWAAAPFVSKTYMMVDDPGTDGVIGWGRGHNSFVVADPFVFSQTLLPAHFKHNNFSSFVRQLNTYGFRKVDPDRWEFAHASFLRGETHLLSNIVRRGSSAGACGKKKNAASADVDAAGNDDMAMVATEVVRLKQEQRAIDDRVASMWRRVQETERRPKQMLAFLLKVVGDLDRLHRLVGDAEPDGGEPAAAAEGGGEKRARLLRDGHAGSFGPDAVDFAGFYGGDAFGDLAVDGVGGCSFAFDVDTGY, from the exons ATGGCGACGAGCGCGGGAGGGGCCTGGGCGGCGGCGCCGTTCGTGTCCAAGACGTACATGATGGTGGACGACCCCGGGACGGATGGGGTCATCGGATGGGGGAGGGGGCACAACAGCTTCGTCGTCGCGGATCCGTTCGTCTTCTCGCAGACGCTGCTGCCCGCGCACTTCAAGCACAACAACTTCTCCAGCTTCGTCCGCCAGCTCAACACCTAT GGCTTCCGCAAGGTTGATCCGGACCGGTGGGAGTTCGCGCACGCGTCGTTCCTGCGCGGCGAGACCCACCTCCTGAGCAACATCGTCCGCCGCGGCAGCAGCGCCGGCGCCTGCGGCAAGAAGAAGAACGCCGCGTCGGCTGATGTCGACGCCGCCGGAAACGACGACATGGCCATGGTGGCGACGGAGGTGGTGCGCCTGAAGCAGGAGCAGCGCGCCATCGACGACCGGGTGGCCTCCATGTGGCGCCGCGTGCAGGAGACCGAGCGCCGGCCCAAGCAGATGCTCGCCTTCCTCCTCAAGGTCGTCGGCGACCTCGACAGGCTGCATCGCCTCGTCGGTGACGCCGAACCGGACGGCGGCGAGCCGGCGGCGGCCGCAGAGGGCGGCGGCGAGAAGCGGGCGAGGCTCCTGCGCGACGGTCACGCGGGGTCGTTCGGGCCGGACGCAGTCGACTTCGCCGGATTCTACGGCGGCGACGCGTTCGGTGACCTGGCCGTGGATGGCGTCGGCGGCTGCTCGTTTGCGTTCGACGTGGACACGGGGTACTGA
- the LOC133926872 gene encoding E3 ubiquitin-protein ligase CCNB1IP1 homolog isoform X2, whose protein sequence is MKCNACWRELEGQAISTTCGHLLCTEDAKKILSNDGACPICDQVLSKSLMKPVDVDPSDDWTNMAMAGIPPQILMKSAYRSVMFYIGQKELEMQYKMNQVVSQCRQKIELMQGKFTEKIEELHAAYQKMAKKCQLMEQEIENLTKDKQELQEKFAEKSRQKRKLDEMYDKLRTEYDSLKRSAIQPANNLFPRAQPDLFAGMHNMMDGSNHLRQGRREEMWAAAPRQRLANSDTFEMSGGSGHMGAPAVDARPRKPAGPVFGAGMNNPSAALRNMLISPVKRPQLSRNRQHMFT, encoded by the exons ATGAAGTGCAACGCTTGCTGGCGGGAATTGGAAGGGCAAGCCATATCAACCACTTGCGGTCATCTTTTAT GTACTGAGGATGCGAAGAAAATATTGAGTAATGATGGTGCATGTCCAATATGTGATCAAGTGCTTTCGAAAAG CCTTATGAAACCAGTGGATGTAGATCCAAGTGATGATTGGACAAAT ATGGCAATGGCTGGGATTCCTCCACAAATAC TCATGAAGAGTGCATACAGAAGCGTCATGTTTTACATTGGACAAAAGGAACTGGAGATGCAGTACAAGATGAACCAGGTTGTTAGTCAATGTAGACAGAAGATTGAACTTATGCAGGGAAAGTTTACAGAGAAGATAGAAGAACTGCACGCGGCATATCAAAAGATGGCTAAAAAATGCCAGTTGATGGAACAGGAAATTGAAAATCTCACTAAGGATAAGCAagagcttcaagagaaattcgCAGAGAAATCCAG ACAGAAGAGGAAACTTGACGAGATGTATGATAAACTAAGGACCGAGTATGACTCTCTGAAACGTTCGGCCATCCAACCTGCAAACAACCTCTTCCCAAGAGCTCAGCCAGACTTGTTCGCAGGCATGCATAACATGATGGATGGCAGTAACCATCTCAGGCAAG GGCGGAGAGAGGAGATGTGGGCTGCAGCGCCACGGCAGCGACTCGCCAACTCTGATACATTTGAAATGTCTGGGGGATCTGGTCACATGGGAGCACCTGCTGTTGATGCTAGACCCCGGAAACCGGCTGGGCCTGTCTTTGGAGCTGGCATGAACAATCCTTCTGCAGCCTTGCGGAATATGTTAATCTCACCAGTGAAGCGACCTCAGCTCTCACGAAACCGTCAACACATGTTCACGTAA
- the LOC133926872 gene encoding E3 ubiquitin-protein ligase CCNB1IP1 homolog isoform X1, with translation MKCNACWRELEGQAISTTCGHLLCTEDAKKILSNDGACPICDQVLSKSLMKPVDVDPSDDWTNMAMAGIPPQILMKSAYRSVMFYIGQKELEMQYKMNQVVSQCRQKIELMQGKFTEKIEELHAAYQKMAKKCQLMEQEIENLTKDKQELQEKFAEKSRQKRKLDEMYDKLRTEYDSLKRSAIQPANNLFPRAQPDLFAGMHNMMDGSNHLRQGRREEMWAAAPRQRLANSDTFEMSGGSGHMGAPAVDARPRKPAGPVFGAGMNNPSAALRNMLISPVKRPQLSRNRQHMFTL, from the exons ATGAAGTGCAACGCTTGCTGGCGGGAATTGGAAGGGCAAGCCATATCAACCACTTGCGGTCATCTTTTAT GTACTGAGGATGCGAAGAAAATATTGAGTAATGATGGTGCATGTCCAATATGTGATCAAGTGCTTTCGAAAAG CCTTATGAAACCAGTGGATGTAGATCCAAGTGATGATTGGACAAAT ATGGCAATGGCTGGGATTCCTCCACAAATAC TCATGAAGAGTGCATACAGAAGCGTCATGTTTTACATTGGACAAAAGGAACTGGAGATGCAGTACAAGATGAACCAGGTTGTTAGTCAATGTAGACAGAAGATTGAACTTATGCAGGGAAAGTTTACAGAGAAGATAGAAGAACTGCACGCGGCATATCAAAAGATGGCTAAAAAATGCCAGTTGATGGAACAGGAAATTGAAAATCTCACTAAGGATAAGCAagagcttcaagagaaattcgCAGAGAAATCCAG ACAGAAGAGGAAACTTGACGAGATGTATGATAAACTAAGGACCGAGTATGACTCTCTGAAACGTTCGGCCATCCAACCTGCAAACAACCTCTTCCCAAGAGCTCAGCCAGACTTGTTCGCAGGCATGCATAACATGATGGATGGCAGTAACCATCTCAGGCAAG GGCGGAGAGAGGAGATGTGGGCTGCAGCGCCACGGCAGCGACTCGCCAACTCTGATACATTTGAAATGTCTGGGGGATCTGGTCACATGGGAGCACCTGCTGTTGATGCTAGACCCCGGAAACCGGCTGGGCCTGTCTTTGGAGCTGGCATGAACAATCCTTCTGCAGCCTTGCGGAATATGTTAATCTCACCAGTGAAGCGACCTCAGCTCTCACGAAACCGTCAACACATGTTCAC GCTGTAG